A window of Chloracidobacterium sp. N contains these coding sequences:
- the lysA gene encoding diaminopimelate decarboxylase gives MLLDYIGDSLCFGREPQCCLRDFVAGRTEPCYLYDLRHFTERYRCFRSAFAGLPHTIHYAVKANAHPVFLRRVVELGGGADVVSGGELQRALDSGVPPERVIFSGVGKSHAELRLALLSGIKQINVESVGEMRRILDLAEALGRPARIAFRFNPSVDAETHPYIATGFRSHKFGIDAEAVMTCLALARQSARWVQVVGVSLHIGSQIVDVENFAEALRNTRPLVAALREQGFALSTFDVGGGFGIHYDTGDEARELENFAHYAEIIRQGVQGLAEEILFEPGRFLVARCGVLLARVEYVKTTPYKTFVIVNTGMHHLIRPALYQARHRILPVVRRAGSGRTVDVVGPLCESSDFLAQGIELPEVREGDWLAIADAGAYARSMASEYNLHPFPDEEFIVE, from the coding sequence ATGCTACTTGATTACATAGGTGACAGCCTCTGCTTTGGCCGCGAACCGCAGTGTTGCCTGCGGGACTTCGTTGCCGGGCGCACAGAGCCTTGTTACCTCTACGACCTGCGCCATTTCACTGAACGTTACCGATGCTTCCGGTCGGCCTTTGCCGGCCTGCCGCATACCATCCACTATGCCGTCAAGGCCAATGCCCATCCGGTTTTTCTGCGCCGGGTCGTGGAGCTGGGCGGCGGGGCGGATGTCGTTTCCGGCGGTGAACTGCAACGCGCTCTTGATTCCGGTGTGCCGCCGGAGCGGGTCATTTTCTCCGGGGTCGGGAAGTCGCATGCCGAACTGCGGCTGGCGCTGCTCTCCGGCATCAAACAGATCAACGTCGAGTCGGTCGGTGAGATGCGCCGGATCCTTGACTTGGCGGAAGCCCTGGGCCGACCGGCCCGCATTGCCTTTCGCTTCAATCCGTCGGTGGATGCTGAAACCCACCCGTACATTGCAACCGGTTTTCGGAGTCACAAGTTCGGAATAGACGCCGAAGCGGTCATGACGTGTCTGGCACTGGCACGGCAGTCCGCCCGGTGGGTGCAGGTGGTGGGCGTCTCGCTGCACATCGGGTCGCAGATTGTGGACGTGGAAAACTTCGCCGAAGCCCTGCGCAACACCCGCCCGTTGGTGGCGGCGCTGCGCGAGCAGGGCTTTGCGCTCTCCACCTTTGATGTGGGGGGCGGTTTTGGCATCCACTACGACACCGGCGATGAAGCCCGTGAGCTGGAAAACTTTGCGCACTATGCTGAAATCATCCGGCAGGGCGTGCAGGGACTGGCCGAGGAAATTCTCTTTGAACCGGGAAGGTTTCTCGTGGCGCGCTGTGGGGTGCTGCTGGCCCGGGTCGAGTACGTCAAAACGACGCCCTACAAGACCTTTGTCATCGTCAACACCGGGATGCACCACCTGATCCGTCCGGCGCTGTACCAGGCCCGCCACCGGATTCTGCCGGTTGTACGGCGGGCCGGTTCCGGTCGGACGGTGGATGTGGTGGGTCCGCTTTGTGAGTCGTCAGACTTTCTGGCCCAGGGGATCGAACTCCCGGAGGTGCGCGAGGGTGACTGGCTGGCCATTGCCGATGCCGGAGCCTACGCCCGCAGCATGGCCAGCGAATACAACCTGCATCCCTTTCCTGATGAAGAATTCATCGTAGAATGA